In Acidobacteriota bacterium, the following are encoded in one genomic region:
- a CDS encoding zf-HC2 domain-containing protein has translation MTCREFTSFIVDYLAGELEPACSEPFERHLSRCQNCLEYLSQYRAAVRLGRAVFSEPDATLPDDVPEDLVRAILAARDR, from the coding sequence GTGACCTGTCGCGAATTCACCTCGTTCATCGTGGATTACCTCGCCGGGGAGCTCGAGCCCGCGTGCAGCGAGCCGTTTGAGCGGCACCTCTCGCGATGCCAGAACTGCCTGGAGTACCTCTCGCAGTACCGGGCGGCCGTCCGACTGGGGCGCGCCGTCTTCTCGGAGCCGGACGCGACGCTGCCAGACGACGTGCCAGAGGACCTGGTGCGGGCGATCCTCGCCGCGCGGGACAGGTGA
- a CDS encoding sigma-70 family RNA polymerase sigma factor — MTDSVAGSPAVDETDLVRRLQARESTAFEEIVRAYGGRLLAVARRMLASDEDARDAVQEAFLSAFRAIDGFGGDARVSTWLHRIVVNVALMRLRTRRRRPETPIEALLPAFRDDGHHDEQFRSWVVPADGLVLQAETRELVRAAIDRLPDAYRTVLLLRDIEERTTNEVAGLLGVTPNAVKIRLHRARQALRTLLDAHFRSPDS; from the coding sequence ATGACCGATTCCGTCGCAGGCAGTCCCGCCGTCGACGAGACGGACCTCGTCAGAAGGTTGCAGGCGCGCGAATCCACCGCGTTCGAGGAGATCGTCCGCGCCTATGGCGGCCGGCTGCTCGCGGTGGCACGACGGATGCTCGCCAGCGATGAGGACGCTCGGGACGCCGTTCAGGAGGCCTTCCTGTCGGCGTTTCGAGCCATCGACGGCTTCGGCGGTGATGCCCGGGTGTCGACCTGGCTGCATCGCATCGTCGTCAACGTCGCCCTGATGAGGCTCCGCACGAGGCGTCGCCGGCCGGAGACCCCGATCGAGGCCCTGCTCCCCGCCTTCCGCGACGACGGCCACCACGACGAGCAGTTCAGGTCGTGGGTGGTCCCTGCCGACGGCCTCGTCCTCCAGGCCGAGACGCGTGAACTCGTCAGAGCGGCGATCGACCGCCTGCCCGACGCGTACCGGACCGTGCTGCTGCTGAGGGACATCGAGGAACGGACCACCAACGAAGTGGCGGGCCTGCTCGGCGTGACCCCCAACGCGGTGAAGATCCGACTGCATCGAGCACGGCAGGCCCTGCGAACGCTGCTCGACGCGCATTTCAGGAGCCCCGACTCGTGA